In Eucalyptus grandis isolate ANBG69807.140 chromosome 4, ASM1654582v1, whole genome shotgun sequence, the following proteins share a genomic window:
- the LOC104441079 gene encoding protein TRANSPORT INHIBITOR RESPONSE 1: protein MDPTKKPRESSSSTASAAAAEFPDEVLERVLALLASHKDRSAASLVSKAWYHAERWSRTRVFIGNCYSVTPEIVAGRFPKIRSVTLKGKPRFSDFNLVPQNWGADIRSWLTVFAERYPFLEELRLKRMTVTDESLKFLALKFPNFRALSLMSCDGFSTDGLAAIATRCRNLTELDIQENGIDDISGDWLSCFPENFTSLEVLNFASLNSDVDFDALERLVSRCNSLKVLKVNRTISLDQLQRLLVRAPRLTELGTGSFLQELNAHQYSELERAFGGCKTLHTLSGLYEAMAPYLPVLYPACANLTFLNLNDAALQNEELAKLVVHCPCLQRLWVLDTVGDEGLGAVARSCPLLEELRVFPANPFDEEVNHGVSESGFLAISYGCRRLHYVLYFCRQMTNAAVATIVQNCPDFTHFRLCIMNPGQPDYLTNEPMDEAFGAVVKRCTKLQRLAVSGLLTDQTFEYIGTYAKNLETLSVAFAGSSDRGMQCVLRGCPKLRKLEIRDCPFGNAALLSGLEKYESMRSLWMSACKVTMNGCAVLARERPRLNVEVMKDEESSDGQAYKVYVYRTVAGPRRDAPPFVLTL from the exons ATGGATCCGACGAAGAAGCCGCGGGAGTCGTCCTCGTCgacggcgtcggcggcggcggcggagttCCCGGACGAGGTGCTGGAGCGGGTGCTGGCGCTGCTAGCCTCGCACAAGGACCGGAGCGCCGCGTCCCTCGTGTCCAAGGCCTGGTACCACGCCGAGCGGTGGTCCCGGACGCGGGTCTTCATCGGGAACTGCTACTCGGTGACGCCCGAGATCGTCGCCGGCCGGTTCCCGAAGATCCGCAGCGTCACGCTCAAGGGGAAGCCCAGGTTCTCGGACTTCAACCTGGTGCCGCAGAACTGGGGGGCCGACATCCGGTCGTGGCTCACGGTCTTCGCGGAGCGGTACCCCTTCCTCGAGGAGCTGCGGCTCAAGAGGATGACCGTGACGGACGAGAGCTTGAAGTTTCTGGCCCTGAAATTTCCAAACTTCAGGGCTCTCTCGCTCATGAGCTGTGATGGGTTCAGTACCGATGGTCTTGCGGCCATTGCGACTCGCTGCAG GAATTTGACTGAGCTGGATATACAAGAGAATGGCATTGATGATATTAGTGGTGACTGGTTGAGTTGCTTCCCTGAGAACTTCACATCTTTGGAAGTGCTGAACTTCGCAAGTCTAAATAGCGATGTTGATTTTGATGCTCTTGAGCGGCTTGTAAGTCGGTGCAATTCACTGAAGGTCCTTAAGGTTAATAGAACTATTTCACTAGATCAGTTACAGAGGCTGCTTGTCCGTGCTCCTCGGTTAACTGAGCTCGGTACTGGCTCGTTTTTGCAAGAGCTTAATGCTCACCAGTACTCAGAGCTTGAACGAGCTTTTGGTGGCTGCAAGACTCTACACACGCTCTCTGGACTATATGAAGCTATGGCACCATATCTCCCAGTTCTATACCCGGCCTGTGCAAATTTGACTTTCCTGAATTTAAATGATGCTGCTTTGCAAAATGAAGAACTTGCCAAGCTTGTTGTTCACTGTCCATGTCTTCAGCGCCTCTGG GTACTTGACACTGTGGGAGACGAAGGGCTGGGAGCTGTTGCGCGGAGTTGTCCACTCCTAGAGGAGCTTCGGGTCTTCCCGGCCAACCCTTTTGACGAGGAAGTTAATCATGGTGTTTCCGAATCAGGGTTTCTTGCCATTTCATATGGCTGCCGGAGACTTCACTATGTACTCTACTTCTGCCGTCAGATGACAAATGCAGCTGTAGCCACAATTGTGCAGAACTGCCCTGATTTTACACACTTCCGTCTTTGCATAATGAACCCAGGGCAACCTGATTATCTGACAAATGAACCTATGGACGAGGCTTTTGGTGCAGTTGTGAAGAGGTGTACGAAACTCCAGAGGCTTGCTGTTTCAGGTCTCCTAACTGACCAGACATTTGAGTATATTGGGACATATGCTAAAAATCTGGAAACGCTTTCTGTAGCTTTTGCTGGAAGCAGTGACCGGGGGATGCAGTGTGTGCTGAGGGGTTGTCCAAAGTTGAGAAAACTTGAAATCAGGGATTGTCCATTTGGTAATGCAGCTCTTCTCTCGGGATTGGAGAAGTATGAGTCTATGAGGTCGTTGTGGATGTCGGCCTGCAAAGTGACAATGAATGGGTGTGCGGTATTGGCTAGGGAGAGGCCTAGATTGAATGTTGAAGTAATGAAGGATGAGGAGAGCAGTGATGGTCAGGCATATAAAGTTTATGTTTACCGCACTGTTGCTGGACCAAGGAGAGATGCCCCACCTTTTGTTCTTACTCTCTGA
- the LOC104441080 gene encoding protein TRANSPORT INHIBITOR RESPONSE 1, which translates to MDPSKSRDSAESTRVIQFPNDVLERILSLIDSHRDRNAVSLVSKAWYNAERWTRRHVFIGNCYAVSPQIVARRFPNIRSVMLKGKPRFSDFNLVPPNWGADVHGWLAVFADQYPQLEELRLKRMTVTDESLKFLARKFHNFRVLSLLSCDGFSTDGLEAIATDCRHLTELDIQENGIDDISGNWLSCFPENFTSMEVLNFASLSSDVNFDALERLVSQCKSLKILKVNKSITLEQLQRLLVRAPQLTELGTGSFLQELTAHQNEELERAFIGCKYLHALSGLWEATTLYLPVLYPACTNLTFLNLSYAALQSEELAKLVAHCPRLQRLWVLDTVEDVGLEAVASSCPLLEELRVFPADPYDQDINRGVTESGFLAVSLGCRKLHYVLYFCRQMTNAAVARIVQNCPGFTHFRLCIMKPGQPDYLTNEPMDEGFGAVVKTCTNLRRLGVSGLLTDLTFEYIGRYAKNLETLSVAFAGGSDLGMKSILVGCPKLRKLEIRDCPFGNEALLSGLEKYESMRSLWMSACKVTLHGCKTLATQRPRLNVEVMKDEEIDDGQSYKVYVYRTVAGPRTDAPSFVHTL; encoded by the exons ATGGATCCGAGCAAATCGCGCGACTCGGCGGAGTCGACCCGGGTGATACAGTTCCCGAACGACGTGCTGGAGCGGATTCTGTCCCTCATAGACTCGCACCGGGACCGGAACGCCGTCTCCCTCGTCTCCAAGGCGTGGTACAACGCGGAGCGGTGGACGCGGCGGCACGTCTTCATCGGCAACTGCTACGCGGTGTCGCCGCAGATCGTGGCCCGCCGGTTCCCCAACATCCGCAGCGTCATGCTCAAGGGGAAGCCCCGGTTCTCGGACTTCAACCTGGTGCCGCCCAACTGGGGTGCTGACGTGCACGGGTGGCTCGCGGTCTTCGCGGATCAGTACCCGCAGCTCGAGGAGCTGAGGCTCAAGCGGATGACCGTGACGGACGAGAGCTTGAAGTTCTTGGCTCGCAAGTTCCATAATTTCAGGGTGCTCTCGCTCCTGAGCTGCGATGGGTTCAGCACCGATGGTCTCGAGGCAATCGCAACCGACTGCAG ACATTTGACTGAGCTGGATATACAAGAGAATGGGATTGATGATATCAGTGGCAACTGGTTGAGTTGCTTCCCTGAAAACTTCACATCTATGGAGGTGCTGAACTTTGCAAGTCTAAGTAGTGATGTGAATTTTGACGCTCTTGAGAGGCTTGTAAGTCAGTGCAAGTCACTGAAGATTTTGAAGGTTAATAAAAGTATTACGCTAGAACAATTACAGAGGCTGCTTGTCCGTGCTCCTCAGTTGACCGAGCTTGGTACTGGTTCGTTTTTACAAGAGCTTACTGCTCACCAGAACGAGGAGCTTGAAAGAGCtttcattggttgcaagtatcTGCATGCACTCTCCGGCTTGTGGGAAGCTACGACACTATATCTACCTGTTCTTTACCCAGCCTGTACAAATTTGACTTTTCTGAATTTAAGTTATGCTGCTTTGCAAAGTGAAGAGCTTGCCAAGCTTGTTGCCCACTGTCCACGTCTTCAGCGTCTCTGG GTACTTGACACTGTTGAAGATGTAGGACTTGAGGCTGTTGCCTCGAGTTGTCCCCTTTTAGAGGAGCTTCGAGTCTTCCCAGCTGATCCTTATGACCAGGACATTAATCGTGGTGTGACTGAATCGGGGTTTCTTGCTGTGTCGCTCGGCTGCCGCAAGCTCCACTATGTCCTCTACTTTTGCCGTCAGATGACAAATGCTGCTGTAGCCAGAATTGTGCAGAACTGCCCTGGTTTTACCCACTTTCGTCTTTGCATAATGAAGCCGGGGCAACCTGATTACCTAACAAATGAACCTATGGATGAGGGTTTTGGTGCAGTTGTGAAGACTTGCACAAATCTCCGAAGGCTTGGCGTTTCTGGTCTTTTGACTGACTTAACGTTCGAGTATATTGGAAGATATGCTAAGAACTTGGAAACACTTTCTGTGGCTTTTGCTGGCGGCAGCGATCTCGGGATGAAGAGTATACTGGTTGGTTGCCCAAAGTTGAGGAAACTTGAAATAAGGGATTGTCCATTTGGTAATGAAGCTCTTCTTTCGGGCTTGGAGAAATATGAGTCAATGAGATCTTTGTGGATGTCTGCTTGCAAAGTGACGCTACATGGTTGTAAGACATTGGCTACGCAAAGGCCACGGTTGAATGTTGAGGTAATGAAGGATGAGGAGATCGATGATGGCCAGTCTTATAAGGTTTATGTTTACCGTACTGTTGCTGGACCAAGGACAGATGCTCCATCTTTTGTCCATACTCTTTGA